Proteins encoded by one window of Antechinus flavipes isolate AdamAnt ecotype Samford, QLD, Australia chromosome 4, AdamAnt_v2, whole genome shotgun sequence:
- the DCAKD gene encoding dephospho-CoA kinase domain-containing protein isoform X3 has product MDLQLEVIKPGYPAYYRIVKAFGHEILLENGEINRQALGSIIFHQSEKRKLLNAITHPEIRKEMLKQILKYLVQGYRYVILDIPLLFETKTMLRFMKHTVVVYCDPQTQLSRLMQRNGLSREEAEERIAAQLSLEEKRQLARHILDNSGEWEVTRRQTLHLHSQLEDSLDFLPLRLGLFAGFLGIIYLFSRHLLL; this is encoded by the exons TGATAAAGCCAGGCTATCCTGCCTACTATCGTATTGTCAAAGCTTTTGGACATGAGATCCTGCTAGAGAATGGTGAGATCAACCGCCAGGCCTTGGGAAGCATCATCTTCCACCAGTCAGAGAAGCGGAAACTGCTGAATGCCATTACCCATCCAGAGATTCGTAAGGAGATGCTGAAGCAGATCCTGAAGTACTTGGTTCAGG GGTATCggtatgtgatcttggacattCCCTTGCTGTTCGAAACTAAAACAATGTTACGATTCATGAAGCATACAGTGGTGGTGTATTG TGACCCCCAGACCCAGCTGTCACGCCTGATGCAGCGGAATGGGCTGAGTCGAGAAGAGGCTGAGGAAAGGATTGCAGCCCAACTGTCCCTGGAAGAGAAACGCCAGCTGGCTCGGCATATCCTGGACAACTCGGGGGAGTGGGAGGTCACACGCCGACAGACCCTCCACCTGCATTCCCAACTAGAAGATTCCCTGGACTTTTTACCATTAAGGCTTGGCCTGTTTGCTGGGTTTCTTGGCATTATATACCTATTTTCTCGGCACCTCTTGCTTTAA
- the DCAKD gene encoding dephospho-CoA kinase domain-containing protein isoform X2 has translation MALLSVAGWVKPPRQLFEGKREIRKKWGWGPQMEVSFISSSGRRSPPASFVPVQASAVEQAATARPPLTVLGDLERSRVWRVAGDGDVTRDLAVQSRILPPAQLDPSGCTSFFLRGPPRTVIKPGYPAYYRIVKAFGHEILLENGEINRQALGSIIFHQSEKRKLLNAITHPEIRKEMLKQILKYLVQGEIGKGEGIGM, from the exons ATGGCACTGCTGTCTGTTGCTGGGTGGGTGAAGCCGCCGAGGCAGTTAtttgaagggaaaagagagatcagaaaaaagTGGGGCTGGGGCCCGCAAATGGAAGTGAGCTTTATTAGTTCCTCCGGGCGGCGGTCCCCTCCCGCTTCCTTTGTCCCTGTTCAGGCTTCTGCAGTAGAGCAGGCGGCGACCGCGCGGCCACCCTTGACCGTACTCGGTGATCTCGAGAGGTCGCGTGTGTGGCGGGTGGCGGGTGACGGTGACGTGACGCGTGACCTCGCGGTCCAGAGCCGGATCCTCCCTCCTGCCCAGTTAGACCCGAGTGGCTGCACTTCGTTCTTTCTCCGTGGGCCCCCTAGGACAG TGATAAAGCCAGGCTATCCTGCCTACTATCGTATTGTCAAAGCTTTTGGACATGAGATCCTGCTAGAGAATGGTGAGATCAACCGCCAGGCCTTGGGAAGCATCATCTTCCACCAGTCAGAGAAGCGGAAACTGCTGAATGCCATTACCCATCCAGAGATTCGTAAGGAGATGCTGAAGCAGATCCTGAAGTACTTGGTTCAGGGTGAGATTGGAAAAGGGGAG GGTATCggtatgtga
- the DCAKD gene encoding dephospho-CoA kinase domain-containing protein isoform X1, translating into MFLVGLSGGIASGKSSVVQVFRDLGCAVIDADIIAHQVIKPGYPAYYRIVKAFGHEILLENGEINRQALGSIIFHQSEKRKLLNAITHPEIRKEMLKQILKYLVQGYRYVILDIPLLFETKTMLRFMKHTVVVYCDPQTQLSRLMQRNGLSREEAEERIAAQLSLEEKRQLARHILDNSGEWEVTRRQTLHLHSQLEDSLDFLPLRLGLFAGFLGIIYLFSRHLLL; encoded by the exons ATGTTCCTCGTGGGCCTGTCAGGGGGCATTGCCTCAGGAAAGAGCTCAGTAGTTCAGGTGTTCAGGGATCTGGGCTGTGCTGTGATCGATGCAGATATCATTGCTCACCAGG TGATAAAGCCAGGCTATCCTGCCTACTATCGTATTGTCAAAGCTTTTGGACATGAGATCCTGCTAGAGAATGGTGAGATCAACCGCCAGGCCTTGGGAAGCATCATCTTCCACCAGTCAGAGAAGCGGAAACTGCTGAATGCCATTACCCATCCAGAGATTCGTAAGGAGATGCTGAAGCAGATCCTGAAGTACTTGGTTCAGG GGTATCggtatgtgatcttggacattCCCTTGCTGTTCGAAACTAAAACAATGTTACGATTCATGAAGCATACAGTGGTGGTGTATTG TGACCCCCAGACCCAGCTGTCACGCCTGATGCAGCGGAATGGGCTGAGTCGAGAAGAGGCTGAGGAAAGGATTGCAGCCCAACTGTCCCTGGAAGAGAAACGCCAGCTGGCTCGGCATATCCTGGACAACTCGGGGGAGTGGGAGGTCACACGCCGACAGACCCTCCACCTGCATTCCCAACTAGAAGATTCCCTGGACTTTTTACCATTAAGGCTTGGCCTGTTTGCTGGGTTTCTTGGCATTATATACCTATTTTCTCGGCACCTCTTGCTTTAA